The Psilocybe cubensis strain MGC-MH-2018 chromosome 7, whole genome shotgun sequence genome has a window encoding:
- a CDS encoding Nuclear pore complex protein Nup85: protein MGTDYLNLVPHLVEAGKFQDFVNAGQTLSSVLSPLDNSLAIYATNLNPPTADDGHTLEDEQSLYIASLDNAPSSGRRLFLTDTLQIFTTMRQLKQDATSKVIHWTSDSEILIHIRKLSIDYSNFIESHWVDASTPALPPETSSSQSSSEHFRKLYTCFSLFVCLFLPEPGDERAPVGETLMVWLNTHFIEPSTEEGVQLSALDRPWEDELFWPYLTRAILRGLSKASVFFLGVLEKHPSEKLQTITSTLIPLVESQPSLVDFKAESDFAFAFRRWREKVKALRIDMDRVPEVDRSDGFDNWWDKLSDIVGILEGRHDVIQRICEDMGADWKEVCVAWCTFVDPRMRRDELFEVAASVIADMPPDPTDPEDMLHASLFTANHTETLHHAHQLDSWLSAHLADIMEFIDLIDSTVDEESEISIRDHYVLSYADHLHSDPALWRVTVDYMYSCGEIGQKRADEVLLRVPLKLHQQNSNLMVDSRIRAGDIVGVLKDVNKTCFEYKREHVRRTVCRIAAQTLVSEKDYGLAVSYCTSAEDWRGLARIVDRVLDEYITSGPRKFTQYALAIAPSVQELRLQSAIQGVFVHRLIFAVRYARFHELVDKQEYEDAAADLLAIFIEDVAPTSWWAVVLCDATKLLRYTPVALFPSSGASLLLQKLEEIFVRTSQGASDDYLAVLIRVLGCRGEKEALERLKTVRLALAQYFSRSLVSGLGRG from the exons ATGGGGACTGATTACCTCAATCTCGTTCCACATTTGGTGGAGGCAGGCAAGTTCCAGGACTTTGTCAATGCTGGTCAAACTCTATCTTCTGTGCTGTCTCCGTTGGACAACTCCTTGGCCATTTATGCCACGAACCTG AACCCACCAACTGCAGACGACGGTCACACACTGGAGGATGAGCAATCTCTATACATTGCCAGTTTGGATAACGCTCCTTCTTCCGGAAGGCGTCTT TTTCTCACAGACACCTTGCAGATATTCACTACTATGAGACAACTTAAACAAGACGCGACCTCAAAGGTTATTCATTG GACCAGCGACTCAGAAATCTTGATACATATCCGAAAACTTTCCATCGATTATTCTAATTTTATCGAGTCTCATTGGGTCGATGCATCG ACGCCAGCACTTCCACCTGAAACCAGCTCGTCCCAGTCCAGTAGCGAGCACTTTCGTAAATTGTACACATGTTTCTCACTGTTCGTGTGCTTGTTTCTCCCAGAACCTGGAGATGAACGAGCACCTGTGGGAGAGACCCTCATGGTATGGCTCAACACACATTTTATAGAGCCATCAACCGAAGAAGGAGTCCAATTGAGTGCGTTGGATAGACCCTGGGAGGACGAATTGTTTTGGCCATACTTGACTCG AGCTATTCTACGTGGCCTTTCCAAGGCTTCTGTATTTTTCTTAGGCGTTCTGGAAAAGCACCCATCGGAAAAACTTCAGACAATTACTAGCACTCTCATTCCGCTTGTAGAATCGCAACCCAGTTTAGTCGATTTCAAAGCTGAAAGCGACTTTGCTTTTGCGTTTCGTCGATGGCGAGAGAAGGTGAAAGCACTGCGTATTGACATGGACCGTGTTCCTGAAGTAGACCGATCCGACGGCTTCGATAATTGGTGGGACAAACTAAGTGATATAGTTGGAATTCTCGAAGGCCGGCACGATGTCATTCAACGTATTTGCGAAGACATGGGCGCCGACTGGAAAGAGGTCTGCGTTGCTTGGTGCACCTTTGTGGATCCTCGAATGAGGAGAGATGAATTATT TGAAGTTGCAGCCTCAGTAATTGCCGACATGCCCCCAGACCCCACGGACCCAGAGGACATGCTGCATGCCTCGCTATTTACGGCTAATCATACTGAAACCCTCCATCATGCCCATCAATTGGACAGTTGGCTATCTGCTCACCTAGCGGACATTATGGAGTTCATTGACCTCATTGACTCTACGGTCGACGAAGA GTCCGAAATATCGATTCGCGATCATTATGTGCTATCTTATGCTGATCATTTACATTCAGACCCGGCACTTTGGAGGGTTACCGTGGACTATATGTATTCATGCGGCGAAATAGGGCAGAAACGAGCCGATGAAGTTTTACTACGTGTCCCCTTAAAGTTGCACCAACAGAACTCTAACCTCATGGTCGACAGCCGTATTCGAGCAGGCGACATTGTGGGCGTTTTGAAAGATGTCAATAAAACCTGCTTCGAATACAAACGTGAACATGTCAGAAGGACCGTCTGCCGG ATTGCTGCTCAAACTTTGGTTTCAGAAAAAGATTACGGTCTTGCAGTGTCCTACTGTACATCGGCCGAAGATTGGCGGGGACTTGCACGGATCGTAGACCGCGTCTTAGACGAATATATCACAAGCG GTCCTCGAAAGTTTACACAATACGCTCTTGCTATTGCACCTTCAGTCCAGGAGCTGAGATTGCAATCAGCGATTCAGGGTGTATTTGTGCATAGACTCATATTTGCTGTCAGATACGCTCGATTCCATGAATTAGTGGATAAACAAGAATATGAAGATGCAGCTGCGGATTTGCTCGCCATCTTTATCGAAGATGTGGCCCCCACGTCGTGGTGGGCAGTTGTTCTTTGCGATGCAACAAAACTCCTGAGGTATA CGCCCGTAGCATTATTCCCGTCATCTGGTGCCTCCCTTTTACTTCAAAAACTTGAGGAAATATTTGTCCGCACTTCTCAAGGAGCCAGTGATGATTATTTAGCTGTCTTGATACGGGTACTGGGATGCCGGGGTGAAAAGGAAGCGTTAGAGCGACTCAAGACCGTACGGCTTGCGCTGGCTCAATATTTCTCGAGATCTTTGGTGTCAGGTTTGGGAAGAGGTTGA
- a CDS encoding argininosuccinate synthetase, giving the protein MPANSGRVLLAYSGGLDTSCILAWLIEQGYEVYAFMADVGQEEDFAAAEAKALKVGAKKFFLEDLKREFVTELIYPAVQANCIYENVYLLGTSLARPVIARGMIAVAEREGCDYVSHGCTGKGNDQVRFELAFYGLKPDIKVIAPWRLPDFYNRFPGRQSLLAYAEKSGIPVVQTAAKPWSTDENLFHISYEAGILEDPNVTPPADMWKLTTAPEDAPTQPERIAIEFKAGLPTRVVVPEQAKEYTDAVEIFLALNALGRKHGIGRIDIVENRFIGVKSRGCYESPGATILRAAHVDLEGLTLDRNVRALRDQFTTIEFSRILYNGHFFTPEREFITSSIPASQRTVNGLVKLKLYKGNVVIEGRESSEGLYDEQQSSMDELGGFEPTDTTGFIAIESIRIKKWAQANIRKGQAGVAPKDVYGSRV; this is encoded by the exons ATGCCCGCAAACTCTGGCCGCGTTCTTCTCGCTTACTCTGGAGGTTTGG ATACCTCCTGTATCCTCGCCTGGCTGATCGAGCAGGGATACGAGGTCTATGCTTTCATGGCCGACGTTGGTCAGGAAGAG GACTTTGCTGCGGCTGAGGCAAAGGCTCTCAAAGTCGGTGCCAAGAAATTCTTCCTGGAG GACTTGAAGCGCGAGTTCGTGACTGAGCTCATCTACCCTGCCGTCCAGGCCAACTGCATTTACGAG AATGTCTACCTTCTTGGTACTTCACTTGCCCGGCCAGTTATTGCGCGTGGCATGATTGCTGTCGCCGAACGCGAAGGCTGCGA CTACGTCTCTCACGGATGCACCGGCAAAGGAAACGATCAAGTTCGATTTGAACTTGCTTTCTACGGATTGAAGCCAGACATCAAGGTTATTGCTCCTTGGCGTCTCCCTG ACTTCTACAATCGATTCCCTGGTCGTCAATCTTTGCTTGCCTATGCCGAAAAATCTGGCATTCCCGTTGTCCAAACCGCGGCTAAGCCATGGTCGACGGATGAGAACTTGTTCCACATCTCGTACGAGGCCGGAATTCTGGAGGACCCCAACGTCACTCCCCCTGCTGATATGTGGAAGCTGACCACTGCTCCCGAAGATGCACCCACTCAACCGGAGCGCATTGCCATCGAATTCAAGGCTGGTCTCCCCACTCGCGTTGTTGTCCCTGAGCAAGCCAAAGAATACACCGACGCTGTTGAAATCTTCCTCGCCCTCAATGCTCTCGGAAGGAAACATGGTATTGGTAGAATCGACATCGTTGAGAACCGATTCATCGGCGTGAAGTCCCGTGGTTGCTACGAATCTCCTGGAGCTACTATTCTCCGTGCCGCACACGTCGATCTCGAAGGTCTTACTCTCGACAGGAACGTCCGCGCACTCCGCGATCAGTTCACCACCATTGAATTTAGCCGAATCCTCTATAACGGCCATTTCTTCACCCCCGAGCGCGAGTTCATCACCAGCTCCATCCCTGCCAGCCAAAGGACCGTCAACGGTCTCGTCAAATTGAAGCTCTACAAGGGCAACGTCGTCATTGAGGGACGTGAGAGCTCTGAG ggTCTTTACGATGAACAGCAATCCTCCATGGACGAGCTGGGCGGATTTGAGCCAACTGACACAACTGGCTTTATTGCCATCGAGTCAATTCGCATCAAAAA GTGGGCGCAAGCCAACATTCGCAAGGGTCAAGCCGGTGTTGCTCCCAAGGATGTTTATGGTAGCCGAGTTTAA